Proteins encoded together in one Pseudomonas sp. Seg1 window:
- a CDS encoding antibiotic biosynthesis monooxygenase, whose product MQASAKNRSFTQLIEFEIEPRQQWALVSALSVQTERLAQRYDGFVSASVQASDDGRRVLSFLQWQTREAGEAAFRSFESGEQDFWQLIRAHQAKTVTFNSFQVLSSIARSHDDALHCTLVG is encoded by the coding sequence ATGCAAGCATCAGCGAAGAACCGCAGCTTTACCCAATTGATCGAATTCGAAATCGAGCCACGCCAGCAATGGGCGCTGGTCTCGGCGTTGTCGGTACAGACTGAACGCCTGGCCCAGCGCTACGACGGTTTTGTCAGTGCAAGCGTGCAAGCCAGCGACGATGGCCGGCGGGTCTTGAGTTTTTTGCAGTGGCAGACGCGCGAGGCCGGGGAGGCCGCGTTTCGCAGTTTCGAAAGCGGCGAGCAGGATTTCTGGCAGTTGATCCGCGCCCATCAGGCGAAAACCGTCACCTTCAACTCGTTCCAGGTGCTGAGCAGCATCGCCCGTAGTCACGACGATGCATTGCACTGCACCCTGGTCGGTTAG
- the soxR gene encoding redox-sensitive transcriptional activator SoxR codes for MISKENVHKPLTVGEVAARSGVAVTALHFYESKGLIKSQRNAGNQRRYARAVLRRVALIKVAQRLGIPLAEIGEALKILPDDRAPTAADWKKLSEQWRRELDARINQLTLLRDRLNGCIGCGCLSMEACPLRNQGDVLGEQGPGAHFPT; via the coding sequence ATGATCAGCAAGGAAAACGTGCACAAGCCACTCACCGTTGGCGAGGTCGCGGCGCGCAGCGGTGTCGCGGTCACGGCCCTGCACTTTTATGAGTCCAAGGGTTTGATCAAGAGCCAGCGCAATGCCGGCAATCAGCGCCGTTATGCGCGAGCCGTGCTGCGCCGGGTGGCGCTGATCAAGGTCGCACAACGTTTAGGGATTCCGCTGGCGGAGATTGGCGAGGCACTGAAAATCCTCCCGGACGACCGCGCACCGACGGCGGCGGACTGGAAGAAGCTCTCGGAGCAATGGCGGCGAGAACTGGATGCACGGATCAATCAACTGACGTTGCTGCGTGACCGGCTCAATGGCTGCATCGGTTGTGGTTGTCTGTCGATGGAGGCATGCCCGCTGCGCAATCAGGGCGATGTGCTGGGCGAACAAGGGCCGGGAGCGCACTTTCCAACCTGA
- a CDS encoding VOC family protein, with product MSVKPIPEGYHSITPYLGIEKAAEAIDFYRKAFGANEVMRLDMPDGRVGHAELRIGDSAIMLGTPCDQGPLSGPDTAISVGLHLYVTDVDKSFQRALDAGATTVSEVKDQFYGDRSGTLKDPYGHLWFLASRKEDLTEEQIKQRAMEMFQQS from the coding sequence ATGAGCGTAAAACCCATCCCCGAGGGGTATCACAGCATTACCCCGTATCTCGGCATCGAAAAAGCCGCCGAGGCCATCGACTTTTATAGGAAAGCCTTTGGCGCTAACGAAGTCATGCGCCTGGACATGCCTGATGGCCGCGTCGGCCACGCGGAACTGCGCATCGGTGACAGCGCGATCATGCTCGGTACGCCGTGCGATCAAGGCCCCTTGAGCGGGCCGGACACAGCGATTTCGGTCGGTTTGCATCTGTATGTGACGGATGTCGACAAATCATTTCAACGGGCACTGGATGCCGGGGCGACGACGGTGTCCGAGGTCAAGGATCAGTTTTACGGTGATCGCAGCGGGACATTGAAAGATCCGTACGGGCATCTGTGGTTTCTCGCCTCGCGCAAGGAAGATTTGACCGAGGAGCAAATCAAGCAGCGGGCGATGGAGATGTTCCAGCAGAGTTGA
- a CDS encoding alpha/beta fold hydrolase, whose product MFAGFLKDQRHVNGVDIAYRLGGSGPGLLLLHGHPQTHVIWHKIAEQLAEHFTVVAADLRGYGDSSRPAADALHRNYSKREMARDNVELMKALGFEQFSILAHDRGARVAHRLALDHPAAVQRMMLLDIAPTLAMYAQTNEAFARAYWHWFFLIRPAPLPETLIEADPESYLRSVMGSRSAGLKPFTEQAFGEYLRCLQLPGSARGICEDYRASAGIDLEHDRANIAASQHLNLPLRVLWGADGVVGRCFDPLGEWQQVATNVTGQALPAGHYLAEEAPQLLLAQALDFLR is encoded by the coding sequence ATGTTTGCCGGATTTCTCAAAGACCAGCGCCACGTCAACGGCGTCGACATTGCCTACCGACTCGGCGGTAGCGGGCCGGGGCTGTTGCTGCTGCACGGCCATCCGCAGACCCATGTGATCTGGCACAAAATCGCCGAACAACTGGCCGAACACTTCACCGTGGTCGCTGCGGATCTGCGCGGTTACGGCGACAGCAGTCGGCCCGCCGCCGATGCGCTGCACCGCAATTATTCAAAACGCGAAATGGCCCGGGACAACGTCGAACTGATGAAGGCGCTGGGTTTCGAGCAGTTTTCGATCCTCGCCCACGACCGTGGCGCTCGGGTCGCCCACCGTCTGGCCCTCGACCACCCCGCCGCCGTGCAACGCATGATGCTGCTGGACATCGCCCCGACCCTGGCGATGTACGCACAAACCAACGAAGCCTTCGCCCGGGCCTACTGGCACTGGTTTTTCCTGATCCGCCCGGCGCCGCTTCCGGAAACCTTGATCGAGGCCGATCCCGAATCGTACCTGCGCAGCGTGATGGGCAGTCGCAGCGCCGGGCTCAAGCCGTTCACTGAACAGGCGTTCGGTGAATACCTGCGTTGCTTGCAGCTACCCGGCAGCGCTCGGGGGATCTGCGAAGATTACCGCGCCAGCGCCGGCATCGATCTGGAGCATGATCGCGCCAACATTGCCGCAAGCCAGCATTTGAATCTGCCGCTGCGGGTGCTATGGGGCGCTGACGGTGTCGTCGGACGCTGCTTCGATCCGCTCGGGGAATGGCAGCAAGTGGCGACGAACGTGACAGGCCAGGCGCTGCCCGCCGGCCACTACCTCGCCGAAGAAGCCCCGCAGTTACTGCTCGCGCAAGCGCTGGATTTTCTGCGCTGA
- a CDS encoding LysR substrate-binding domain-containing protein — protein MLAASAASARFDMTQKKDAVPLPEDLRVLLTVIRKNGFAAAADELGLSPAYVSKRIQILESTLGTRLLHRTSRRVSLSEDGERVQRWALRILDDFQQLHDELADAHDSPRGRLHICSSFGFGRNHVAPAVSLLAERYPALEIRLDLFDRVVDIIHEGFDLEIRVGDDIPGQHIGRRLVSNRRVLCAAPSYLQRRGTPQTLDELQQHDCLVIKERDNAFGIWNLDRDGTQESVRVSGPLSSNNGEIVMQWALDGRGILLRSLWDVKPLLDDGRLVQVLEDYRQSANVWAVYPTRLAHSGKLRACVEFLQAHFRDLSL, from the coding sequence ATGCTGGCGGCTTCTGCCGCCAGTGCTCGTTTTGACATGACCCAGAAGAAAGACGCCGTGCCCCTGCCCGAAGACCTGCGCGTGCTGCTCACCGTGATCCGCAAGAACGGCTTCGCCGCCGCGGCCGATGAGTTGGGGCTGTCTCCGGCCTACGTCAGCAAGCGCATCCAGATTCTCGAAAGCACCCTCGGCACGCGCCTGCTGCATCGCACCAGTCGCCGCGTCTCGCTGTCCGAAGACGGCGAACGCGTGCAGCGCTGGGCGTTGCGCATTCTCGATGATTTCCAGCAACTGCACGACGAACTTGCCGACGCCCACGACAGCCCGCGTGGGCGTCTGCACATCTGTAGCAGTTTCGGTTTTGGCCGCAATCACGTGGCGCCTGCCGTTTCATTGCTTGCCGAACGTTATCCGGCGCTGGAGATTCGCCTGGACCTGTTTGATCGGGTGGTGGACATCATCCATGAAGGGTTCGATCTGGAAATCCGTGTGGGCGACGATATTCCTGGCCAGCACATCGGCCGGCGTCTGGTCAGCAACCGGCGAGTGCTGTGTGCGGCACCGAGCTATCTGCAGCGACGCGGCACACCGCAGACGCTCGATGAGTTGCAGCAACACGATTGCCTGGTGATCAAGGAACGCGACAACGCGTTCGGCATCTGGAATCTGGATCGCGACGGCACGCAGGAAAGCGTGCGGGTCAGCGGGCCTTTATCGTCGAACAACGGCGAGATTGTCATGCAATGGGCGCTCGATGGGCGTGGGATCTTGCTGCGCTCGTTGTGGGATGTGAAGCCGCTGCTGGATGACGGACGTCTGGTTCAAGTGCTCGAGGATTACCGTCAAAGTGCCAACGTCTGGGCGGTGTACCCGACGCGACTGGCGCATTCGGGGAAATTGCGTGCGTGTGTGGAGTTTTTGCAGGCGCATTTCCGGGATCTGTCCCTGTAG
- the leuD gene encoding 3-isopropylmalate dehydratase small subunit, with translation MSLQPFTQVSGQAAALLAANVDTDVIMPKQFLKGIDRQGLDRGVFFDLRFLADGTPNPAFVLNQPAWQGASFLLVGANFGCGSSREHAVWGLQQMGIRALIGSSFAGIFYDNCQRNGVLLITLEEAQVQQIAQLVSQPDRARISIDLEAQQIGLAGGSVIDFQIDTLRKTALLLGLDAIGSTLQRREQIKAFEREHLAANPWLN, from the coding sequence ATGAGCCTGCAACCCTTCACTCAGGTCAGCGGCCAGGCCGCAGCGCTGCTGGCGGCCAACGTCGACACTGACGTGATCATGCCCAAGCAGTTTCTCAAGGGCATCGATCGTCAGGGGCTGGATCGTGGCGTGTTTTTCGATTTGCGTTTTCTCGCCGATGGCACGCCCAATCCTGCGTTCGTGTTGAACCAGCCGGCGTGGCAGGGCGCGAGTTTTCTGCTGGTCGGGGCGAATTTCGGTTGCGGCTCCAGCCGTGAACATGCGGTGTGGGGCTTGCAGCAGATGGGCATTCGCGCGTTGATCGGCAGCAGTTTTGCCGGGATTTTTTATGACAACTGCCAACGTAACGGGGTGTTGTTGATTACCCTGGAAGAGGCGCAGGTCCAGCAGATCGCACAACTGGTCAGTCAGCCTGACCGAGCGCGTATCAGTATCGACCTGGAGGCACAGCAGATCGGTCTGGCCGGTGGCTCGGTGATCGACTTTCAGATTGATACGCTGCGCAAGACGGCGTTGTTGCTGGGGCTGGATGCCATCGGCAGCACCTTGCAGCGCCGCGAGCAAATCAAGGCTTTTGAACGCGAGCATCTGGCCGCCAATCCCTGGCTGAATTGA
- the leuC gene encoding 3-isopropylmalate dehydratase large subunit yields the protein MTPRTLYDKHIDSHTVCRLDDQGHVLLYIDRQVINEYTSPQAFSGLRDAGREVWRPGTALAVVDHVNPTAPQRVAAMPDAGGARQVSYLAENCRDFGIELLDILDKRQGIEHVIAPEQGFILPGMVIAAGDSHTTTYGALGAFGFGIGTSEIEHLLASQTLVYKRLKSLRVTVDGQLAPGLTSKDVIMALIARIGASGATGYAIEFCGSTIAALSVEARMTICNMAVEAGARGAFMAPDEKVFAYLKGKPRAPEGELWERGVATWRELRSDPGARFDREIHLDAGLLEPMVTWGTSPDQAAAIGARVPDPQDIDDPILRQDMRRALNYMGLEAGMALGDIVISHAFIGSCTNARIEDLRDAASVVRGQQVAAHVRAMIVPGSSEVRAQAEAEGLAQIFIDAGFEWRQSGCSMCLAMNDDVLAPGDRCASSTNRNFEGRQGAGARTHLMSPAMVAAAAISGRLTDIRHFGERP from the coding sequence ATGACCCCCAGAACCCTTTACGACAAACACATCGATTCGCACACGGTGTGTCGCCTCGACGATCAGGGCCACGTCCTGTTGTACATAGATCGTCAGGTGATCAACGAATACACCAGTCCGCAGGCCTTCAGCGGTTTGCGTGATGCCGGGCGCGAGGTATGGCGCCCGGGGACGGCGCTGGCGGTGGTCGACCACGTCAACCCGACCGCACCGCAGCGGGTCGCGGCGATGCCCGACGCGGGTGGCGCCCGGCAAGTGTCATATCTGGCGGAAAACTGTCGGGACTTCGGTATCGAATTGCTCGACATTCTCGACAAGCGCCAGGGCATCGAACATGTGATCGCCCCCGAGCAGGGTTTTATTCTGCCGGGCATGGTGATCGCCGCCGGCGACAGCCACACCACCACCTATGGCGCCCTCGGCGCTTTCGGTTTCGGCATTGGTACCTCGGAAATCGAGCATCTGCTGGCCTCGCAGACGCTGGTTTACAAACGCCTGAAAAGCCTGCGCGTGACAGTCGATGGCCAACTGGCGCCGGGTCTGACCTCCAAGGATGTGATCATGGCGCTGATCGCCCGGATCGGCGCGTCCGGGGCTACCGGCTACGCCATCGAGTTCTGCGGTTCGACCATTGCTGCCCTGAGTGTCGAAGCGCGCATGACCATCTGCAACATGGCGGTCGAGGCCGGTGCACGCGGTGCGTTCATGGCGCCGGACGAAAAAGTATTCGCCTATCTCAAAGGCAAACCGCGTGCGCCTGAAGGTGAACTGTGGGAACGCGGAGTGGCAACGTGGCGTGAATTGCGCAGTGATCCGGGTGCGCGGTTTGACCGGGAAATTCATCTTGATGCGGGTCTGCTGGAACCGATGGTCACCTGGGGCACCAGCCCGGATCAGGCCGCCGCCATCGGTGCGCGAGTACCGGACCCACAAGACATCGACGACCCGATCCTGCGCCAGGACATGCGTCGCGCGCTCAATTACATGGGTCTTGAAGCGGGTATGGCGCTAGGCGATATCGTCATCAGCCATGCCTTTATCGGCTCATGCACCAATGCCCGGATCGAAGATTTGCGTGACGCCGCCAGCGTCGTGCGCGGGCAACAGGTGGCCGCGCATGTGCGGGCGATGATCGTGCCGGGCTCCAGCGAAGTCCGCGCTCAGGCTGAGGCCGAAGGGTTGGCGCAGATCTTTATCGACGCCGGTTTCGAATGGCGTCAGTCCGGTTGCTCGATGTGCCTGGCGATGAACGACGACGTCCTGGCCCCCGGCGACCGCTGTGCTTCAAGCACCAATCGCAATTTCGAGGGCCGTCAGGGCGCCGGCGCGCGCACCCATCTGATGAGCCCGGCGATGGTCGCCGCCGCTGCGATCAGCGGCCGACTCACCGACATCCGCCACTTTGGAGAACGCCCATGA
- a CDS encoding PepSY domain-containing protein: protein MSKKSRSKLWFLVHSWLALPIWFFVLIVCVTGTLAVVSQEIVWLANPQMRASQPSDDAPLLSYDQVLAAIKKAEPQTIVESISRPDESHFALDVEVSYPDGRSLTVYVNPYTGVIQGTAPTFDFKAFTRALHGWWLVPFTNGYSWGWYLVSFLGVPMLVSLITGLVVYKRFWKGFLRPTLRVRHGARIFWGDFHRLSGIWSIWFIAVISITGIWFLIRAFLFDNQISISSEPIIPAMSRESVPISAAGTPPPRISLDRAVEIAQQEIPGLEASFVSLPGNAYSHMSVGGRGWYPLMFQTATLNPYNGDMAASRLLSDRSSLEFVTESMRPLHTGDFGGIWIKLIWFFFGLLLSMMVLSGLLIWTKRTALATANALKREDKKNRTKAQAVMNREPSEATQ, encoded by the coding sequence ATGTCGAAGAAATCCCGTTCAAAACTATGGTTCCTGGTGCATAGCTGGCTGGCGTTGCCGATCTGGTTTTTTGTCCTGATCGTCTGCGTGACCGGGACACTGGCGGTGGTCAGCCAGGAAATCGTCTGGCTGGCGAACCCGCAAATGCGCGCCAGCCAGCCGTCGGATGACGCCCCGCTGCTCAGTTACGATCAGGTGCTGGCGGCGATCAAAAAAGCCGAGCCACAGACAATCGTCGAAAGCATCAGTCGTCCGGACGAGTCGCACTTTGCCCTCGATGTCGAAGTCAGCTACCCCGACGGGCGCTCGCTGACGGTCTACGTCAACCCGTACACCGGCGTCATCCAGGGCACCGCGCCCACCTTCGACTTCAAGGCGTTCACCCGCGCCCTGCACGGCTGGTGGCTGGTGCCGTTCACCAACGGCTACAGCTGGGGCTGGTACCTGGTGTCGTTTCTCGGCGTGCCGATGCTGGTGTCATTGATTACCGGCCTGGTGGTCTACAAACGCTTCTGGAAAGGCTTTCTGCGCCCGACCCTGCGAGTGCGCCACGGCGCACGGATTTTCTGGGGTGACTTCCATCGACTGTCCGGTATCTGGTCAATCTGGTTCATTGCGGTGATCTCCATCACCGGCATCTGGTTCCTGATTCGGGCGTTCCTGTTCGACAACCAGATTTCAATCTCGAGTGAACCGATCATTCCGGCCATGTCCCGTGAAAGCGTGCCGATTTCCGCAGCCGGCACGCCGCCCCCGCGCATCAGCCTGGATCGCGCCGTCGAAATCGCTCAGCAGGAGATTCCGGGACTGGAAGCCAGTTTCGTCAGCCTGCCGGGTAACGCTTACAGCCACATGAGTGTCGGTGGTCGCGGCTGGTATCCGTTGATGTTCCAGACCGCGACACTCAATCCGTACAACGGTGATATGGCCGCTTCACGTTTGCTCTCCGATCGCTCCTCGCTGGAGTTCGTCACGGAATCCATGCGCCCGCTGCACACCGGTGACTTCGGCGGTATCTGGATCAAGCTGATCTGGTTTTTCTTCGGCCTGCTGCTGAGCATGATGGTGCTCAGCGGCTTGCTGATCTGGACCAAACGCACTGCCCTCGCTACCGCGAACGCGCTCAAACGCGAAGACAAGAAAAACCGCACCAAGGCACAAGCGGTCATGAACCGTGAACCTTCGGAGGCCACCCAATGA
- a CDS encoding thiamine pyrophosphate-binding protein: protein MSKSKTTAAPSPLARFWRKWRFHINILLLLIPLGFMPKYFADASLFRGDSGLGQHEIGNIQVGPWSLRLAELRDQAPILTGPAGYMKDFSAALCDTCVEQVKATYLRIGKPRSLRAAGTIFFGTPYRMGTQMPIPEKTKTDAELWITMEGWDGSMHQASIPLSQASPATVAWLNKQGAKP, encoded by the coding sequence ATGAGCAAATCCAAAACGACTGCGGCGCCCTCGCCACTGGCGCGTTTCTGGCGCAAATGGCGGTTTCATATCAACATCCTGTTGCTGTTGATCCCGCTGGGCTTCATGCCCAAATACTTCGCCGACGCTTCGTTGTTTCGCGGCGATAGCGGCCTGGGACAACATGAAATCGGCAATATCCAGGTCGGGCCATGGAGTCTGCGCCTGGCCGAACTGCGTGACCAGGCCCCCATCCTCACGGGCCCGGCCGGCTACATGAAAGACTTCAGCGCAGCCCTGTGCGATACCTGTGTCGAACAGGTCAAAGCCACCTACCTGCGCATCGGCAAGCCGCGCAGCCTGCGCGCAGCCGGAACCATCTTCTTTGGCACGCCCTACCGCATGGGCACACAAATGCCGATCCCGGAAAAGACCAAAACCGACGCCGAACTGTGGATCACCATGGAAGGCTGGGACGGCAGCATGCATCAGGCCTCGATTCCCCTGAGCCAGGCCTCCCCCGCCACTGTCGCCTGGCTGAATAAACAAGGAGCCAAACCATGA
- a CDS encoding DUF6162 family protein: MTTPTTQIVRPAGAGHETLNVLLLCLLILALAGSVVAWRGVSHDPEPVASDQLDARRDLSAAEQGIYADLRVTLDEIRLLREEQKTLPTPQNLADEGFAPFAQDASSVSRGGHAWQMQADTAYFGHSQTPAVAGSFLMRIDSDDKAAPDIWLNRDAALTTPQDLTDAALSAAGWKQIVTQYDAGVTREHRH; the protein is encoded by the coding sequence ATGACCACGCCCACCACACAAATCGTGCGCCCGGCCGGTGCCGGTCATGAAACCCTCAACGTTCTGCTGCTGTGCCTGCTGATCCTCGCGCTGGCCGGTTCCGTGGTGGCGTGGCGCGGGGTGTCCCATGACCCGGAACCGGTCGCGAGCGATCAACTCGATGCTCGCCGCGACCTGAGTGCCGCCGAGCAAGGCATTTATGCCGACCTGCGCGTGACCCTGGACGAAATTCGCTTGCTGCGTGAAGAGCAGAAAACCCTGCCGACGCCACAAAACCTCGCGGATGAAGGCTTTGCGCCGTTTGCGCAGGACGCGAGTTCCGTCAGCCGTGGCGGTCATGCCTGGCAAATGCAGGCAGACACCGCCTACTTCGGCCACAGCCAGACGCCTGCCGTTGCCGGTTCGTTTCTGATGCGCATCGACAGCGACGACAAGGCTGCGCCGGATATCTGGCTCAACCGTGACGCCGCTCTCACGACGCCGCAGGATCTGACCGACGCTGCGCTGTCTGCCGCTGGCTGGAAACAGATCGTCACGCAATACGATGCCGGGGTTACCCGCGAACATCGCCATTGA
- a CDS encoding metal ABC transporter substrate-binding protein, whose product MSSSSPRRPLLRLFLFGLCACLLSPLASADEAKRLRIGITLHPYYSYVANIVGDKAEVVPLIPAGFNPHAYEPRAEDIKRISGLDVIVLNGVGHDDFADRMIAASETPRIKTIEANENVPLLAATGVAARGAGKVVNPHTFLSISASIAQVNNIARELGKLDPDNAKTYTQNARAYGKRLRQMRADALAKLTQAPNAELRVATVHAAYDYLLREFGLEVTAVVEPAHGIEPSPSQLKKTIDQLRELDVKVIFSEMDFPSTYVETIQRESGVKLYPLSHISYGEYTADKYEKEMTGNLDTVVRAIQESGA is encoded by the coding sequence ATGTCCAGTTCATCGCCTCGTCGTCCTTTATTGCGTCTGTTTCTGTTTGGCCTTTGCGCCTGTCTGCTGAGCCCGTTGGCCAGCGCCGATGAGGCCAAGCGCCTGCGCATCGGCATTACCCTGCATCCTTATTACAGCTATGTGGCGAACATCGTCGGCGACAAGGCCGAAGTCGTCCCGTTGATCCCGGCCGGTTTCAACCCGCACGCCTACGAGCCGCGCGCCGAAGACATCAAGCGCATCAGCGGCCTCGACGTGATCGTGCTTAATGGCGTGGGCCATGATGACTTCGCCGACCGCATGATCGCCGCCAGCGAAACACCGAGGATCAAAACCATCGAGGCCAACGAAAACGTGCCGCTGCTGGCCGCCACAGGAGTCGCCGCACGGGGTGCCGGCAAAGTGGTCAACCCGCACACCTTCCTGTCGATCAGCGCCTCCATCGCGCAGGTCAACAACATCGCCCGGGAGTTGGGCAAACTTGATCCGGACAATGCCAAGACCTACACCCAGAACGCTCGCGCCTACGGCAAACGCCTGCGGCAGATGCGTGCCGATGCGTTGGCCAAACTGACCCAGGCGCCGAACGCCGAACTGCGTGTCGCCACCGTCCACGCGGCTTACGACTATCTGCTGCGCGAATTCGGCCTGGAAGTGACAGCCGTGGTCGAACCTGCACACGGGATCGAACCGAGCCCCAGCCAGTTGAAGAAAACCATCGACCAACTGCGCGAACTGGACGTTAAGGTGATTTTCTCGGAAATGGATTTCCCGTCCACGTACGTCGAAACCATTCAGCGTGAGTCGGGTGTGAAGCTGTACCCGCTGTCGCACATTTCCTACGGCGAATACACCGCCGACAAGTACGAAAAGGAAATGACCGGCAACCTCGACACCGTGGTGCGGGCGATTCAGGAGTCGGGGGCATGA
- a CDS encoding metal ABC transporter ATP-binding protein: MTVKETLSDTSKSPVGASLLAKAPDQPTSLSNDAPLSRAGSLLQGFGPTLDFAGVCLTLGRTTILDNVTFQVQPGSVHALVGPNGGGKSSLIKTLLGQMPHQGQLSLQWPGEPGTIGYVPQALEFDRGLPMTVDDFMAAMCQRRPAFLGLSKHYAGAIGEALERVGMQDKRKRRMGALSGGERQRVLLAQGLIPAPQLLVLDEPMSALDEAGIQVFERLLGDWRAAGITVLWIEHDLEAVGRLANRVTGLNRRVLFDATPQQALTPERLLSLFSTHPRSAV, translated from the coding sequence ATGACTGTAAAAGAAACCCTTTCTGACACCTCCAAATCCCCTGTGGGAGCGAGCCTGCTCGCGAAGGCGCCCGATCAGCCAACATCTTTATCGAATGACGCACCGCTATCGCGAGCAGGCTCACTCCTACAGGGTTTCGGGCCGACGCTGGATTTTGCGGGGGTTTGCCTGACGCTGGGCCGCACCACGATTCTCGACAACGTCACCTTTCAGGTTCAGCCCGGCAGCGTCCATGCACTGGTCGGGCCCAACGGTGGCGGCAAGAGTTCGCTGATCAAGACCCTGCTCGGACAGATGCCGCACCAAGGCCAGCTCAGCCTGCAATGGCCCGGCGAGCCCGGCACCATCGGCTACGTGCCGCAGGCGCTGGAGTTTGATCGCGGCTTGCCGATGACCGTCGACGATTTCATGGCTGCGATGTGCCAGCGCCGCCCGGCGTTTCTCGGCTTGAGCAAGCACTACGCCGGCGCCATCGGCGAGGCGCTGGAACGGGTTGGCATGCAGGACAAACGCAAACGGCGCATGGGCGCGTTGTCCGGTGGTGAACGTCAGCGGGTATTGCTCGCGCAAGGCCTGATCCCGGCGCCGCAACTGCTGGTGCTGGATGAGCCGATGTCGGCCCTCGATGAGGCCGGGATCCAGGTGTTCGAACGCCTGCTCGGCGACTGGCGCGCGGCGGGCATTACCGTGCTGTGGATCGAGCATGATCTGGAAGCAGTCGGGCGTCTGGCCAATCGCGTCACCGGCCTCAACCGTCGCGTGCTGTTCGATGCCACGCCACAACAGGCGCTGACCCCGGAACGTCTGCTGAGCCTGTTTTCAACCCATCCACGGAGCGCTGTCTGA
- a CDS encoding metal ABC transporter permease — protein MSYEAFRLMVQGWASSGYLPEALAYGFVVNALLAGLLIGPVLGGLGTLVVVKRFAFFSEAVGHAALTGVAIGILLGEPYTGPYGSLFGYCLLFGILLNYLRNRTGLAPDTLIGVFLSVSLALGASLLLILAGKINVHILENVLFGSVLTVNGNDLAVLAIVGSLVMALALPLYNRIMLASFNPQLAAVRGVAVKTLDYLFVILVTLITVAAVKVIGAILVGALLVIPAAAARLLSQSLKGFFWCSVLIATVSTLCGILAPIVFDLPIPSGAAIILVAGIAFALAAIARGVVPSLKGNLG, from the coding sequence ATGAGTTACGAAGCCTTTCGCTTGATGGTTCAGGGCTGGGCGTCCTCCGGTTACCTGCCGGAAGCGCTGGCCTATGGTTTTGTGGTCAACGCGCTGCTTGCCGGTCTGTTGATCGGCCCGGTACTGGGCGGGCTCGGTACGCTGGTGGTGGTGAAACGCTTTGCGTTTTTCTCCGAAGCGGTCGGCCACGCCGCCTTGACCGGGGTGGCCATCGGCATTCTGCTCGGCGAACCCTACACCGGGCCGTATGGCAGCCTGTTCGGCTACTGCCTGCTGTTCGGCATTCTGCTCAATTACCTGCGCAACCGCACCGGCCTGGCGCCGGACACTCTGATCGGCGTGTTCCTGTCGGTATCGCTGGCGCTGGGCGCGAGTCTGCTACTGATTCTGGCGGGCAAGATCAACGTGCACATTCTGGAAAACGTGCTGTTCGGTTCAGTCCTGACCGTCAATGGCAATGATCTGGCGGTGTTGGCCATCGTCGGTTCACTGGTCATGGCTCTGGCGCTGCCGCTGTACAACCGCATCATGCTGGCCAGCTTCAACCCTCAGTTGGCCGCCGTGCGCGGCGTGGCGGTGAAGACCCTGGATTACCTGTTCGTGATTCTGGTCACGCTGATCACTGTGGCGGCGGTAAAAGTCATCGGCGCGATTCTGGTCGGCGCGTTGCTGGTGATTCCGGCAGCGGCGGCGCGCTTGCTCAGTCAGTCGCTCAAGGGCTTTTTCTGGTGTTCGGTGCTGATCGCCACCGTCAGCACGCTGTGCGGAATTCTCGCCCCCATCGTATTCGATCTGCCGATCCCGTCCGGCGCCGCGATCATTCTGGTCGCCGGCATTGCTTTCGCCCTCGCCGCCATCGCGCGCGGGGTTGTCCCGAGTCTGAAAGGGAATCTTGGATAA